The nucleotide sequence GTCTTGCCCTCGCGGGACGAGGTGCGTCCGCCGAGATGCGTGGACGAGCAATGCGCGCTCGTGGATCGCGGCGGCGCATTGCCGGAGATCCAGCATCGGCAGGGGCGACCGCTCGTGAGCGTGGTCTCCTGCAAGCAGACGAAGGAGGGCTGCAAGGGCGGAGACGCGGGCGATGGGACAGGCAAACAAAAGGCGCTGACGCCCCTCGAACGGATGGTCCGCGAGCTCTCGATCGCCTCCGCGATGCTGAATGGCGAGTTCAATCACGACCTCGCGCGCAAGGACGGCAAGCGGTTCGGTATCATCGGCGGCAGCAGCGAGGACGGCGTCGACAGCGCCATCGTCCAGGCCGCGGCGGCGATTGCGCAGGTCGCCTCGGGGGTGCTCGTCGGGCAGGCGGAGAAGTTCGCCAAGAAGCTGGAGGAGGCTTGCGCGAAGAAGGCGCCGCTCATCATCGAGGGGGCCGAGGAGCTGACCAAGGAGACGGCGGAGCTCCTGGCGAAGCAGTACGGGGAGGAGATTACGAGTGCGCTCGCGCAAAACCAGACCATCGCCCCGTACGAGGTGCTGAGCAAGTTCACGGATGGCATGAAGGGGAGGTACGAGGCGCACCACATCCTTGAGAAGGCGATGGCGCGGGACCTGGGGATCACGAAAGAGCTTGACAAGATACCGTCGGTGCTCTTGACGGTGGCGGAGCACCGTCGGTTCAACAAGTTCTTCGCCGCGAATAGATCGAGCGTCCGCGACAAGCTCGACTTGTGGAAGTTATACGAGAAGGCATATGCGGATCATCCCCACTGGCTCGACGCGATCAAGCCGTACTTCGGAAAGTGACATGGGACATCGAGGCACGACATGAGGACCGAGGTTCGCATCATGATCATGAACCGCCGCGTCCCAGGAGGACCACAGACCATGCTCGGTCCTCTTGGCTGCGGTCCTGACGTGGCCGTCTTCGACGAGGTCGCGGATACCACGACCGTCACGCTCGACGAGACGGACGAACGCGTGCCCCGACTCTTGAGCCTCCTCGAGGAGCTCGGCATCGTAGGTTGGTTCGAGTGGCGCTACGACCGCTTCACCGATGACGAGCTCGAAGCCGCGCGCCTGATCGTCATGGACGCCACCGTCCTCCTGGATGGTATTTTCGCGGGGCCGCGGGTGGGGACCAAGTACGACATGTCCGAGGCGTGCAAACTCTGCGGCGCAGGAGCTCGGCAGACGTCGGCGATGGTCGTCGACGGCGAAAGTCTCCACATCCTCGAGGGTAAGCGCGCAATGCACACTTGCTACAACGACATCCTCGTCGACGAAAAGCTGGCCGGCGCGCTCGCGGACAGCGGTGCCACGGGGATTTCCTTCCGGGGTGTCTTCGCGGCGTTCGAAAAGCGGGGCCATTTTCAGCTCCCGTGGCGGCAGCTCTGCGCGACGCACACGCTGCCTCGGATATCGCCGCGTTCGACCGGGATCGAGCCCTACAAGTCATGCTCTTGCGGGCGGAGCAGCTTCACCACGCCGGCCAAGCTCCCCACGCGCCTCGTGTACCGCACGGCGGACATCGCCGATACCCGCGACATCAATGTAACCTGGGAATGGTTCGGCGAGGTGAAGTTCAAAGGCGACGTCTCCGAATCCGTCCTCCCGTACCCCCTCTTCCTCGTCACTCCCAAGGTCTGGCGCATCTTCCGCGACGCTGGCGTCACCGGATTCGATTGGCTCCCGATCCGGGTCGTCGACGAGTAGAGGCCACGACGCACGTGCCTTCACCCGCGCCCCGGGCCCACGACCCTGCCAACCAAGACAGCCGCGCTGCTGGTTCTGCTGGCGACCCGGCCTCTTCGCGGGCCTGTTTGAAAAACTGCGCGGAGCGCAGTTTTTCAACCCCCGGTCCAGGGCTTGCCCTGGCGCGGGTCGAGGGGCGCGTAGCCCCCGCGGGGTCCGGGGCAGCGCCCCGGCTCTGCGCCTGCCAGATGAGACCAATGCTCAGGCTGTGCGGAGAGGGGGTTGGGGGGTGACGCTCCGCCGACGAACCAATCCCCCCATTTCACGGTTGCTTTCCTCCCCAATCCATGAGACAAAACAAGCGACGCCAGCCGGTGCAACGAACACCGACCGGCGCCTGACCCACAACCCCGACGTCCCCGGAGTCATGAGCTAATGACAACGCTACACCTGCGCCCGCCGCCGGCAAACTTTTCTGCATCACACGCCCTGCTCGGCCGCCTTTACCTCGAACATCGCAGCTTCCTCCGCCGCCTGGTCACGCCGGAGCATGCTCGTCCGTGGCTCGTGGTGATCGGGCTCAACCGTGCGCGAAGAGCCGGCCGCGCATTCGGGCCGTGCTGGTTCCCTACCTGGAGGGGCATTCGGTCCGGGAGATCGCCGAGACGCTCGGCCTGAAGCTGAAGACCGTCTACGCCCGCGTGCGACTCGCCCGGGAGCGCTTGAAGATGCTCGCGCCTGCGTGATCTCCGGATTCACGCACACGCGCCTCCACCGCAAGCTTTCACGGCCGCCTCAATGGATCATACATCCGGACTCATGGGCGCCTCGCGGTCGAATGGCAGCCGCATCGTGAACGACGTCCCACGTCCGGGGGCGCTTTCCACGTCGACGCTCCCGCCGTGGGCCTCCGCGACGCCGCGGACGATGGCCAGCCCGAGCCCCCAGCCGCCCGGCGCCGCGTGCTCGTGGCGAGCGCGGGTGAAGGGCTCGAACAGCCTGGCCTGTTCGTCCACGGGGATGGGCGGGCCCTCGTTGTGGACCTCCACCTCGACGTGATCCGGCAGTGATCGCACGGTGAACCGCACCGGGCCCCCCGCCGAACCATATTTCAGCGCGTTGGACGCGAGGTTCCAGAAGGCTCGCCGGAGCTCCTCCCGGCCCCAGCTCCCCGTCGTGGGCCCCTCGGGCGTGGTGAGCACGAGCCGGTCGCCGTGCTGCTGGGAGAGCTCGGCGAAGAGCTCTCTCACGATATCGAGGATATCGCAGCGCTCGCGCGAGAGCGGCAGGCGCTCGCCGGCGCGGATACGTTGCACGTCGAGCAGGTCGCTCACCATACGATCGGCTCGGGTCAAGCTACGAAGGGCGATCGACGCCCAGTGGCGCGCCCTGGCCTCGTCCGTCGAGCGTTCGAGCATTTGCGCCGCCACGCGGGCCGCAGAGAGGGGCCCACGGAGGTCGTGCACGAGGATCGACGAGAAGACGTCCCGCATTTTCTGCTCCTCGTTCAGCTCCGCGATCCGGTCCTCGAGCTGGCGGTAAAGCTCCACATTCTCGATGAGGAG is from Polyangium spumosum and encodes:
- a CDS encoding sigma factor-like helix-turn-helix DNA-binding protein, yielding MLVPYLEGHSVREIAETLGLKLKTVYARVRLARERLKMLAPA